TCAGCGCCGACGTCCTGGCACACGATTGGCCGGCGGCGTCGAGTCGGTGGTGAAGTGTGCGCAGACGATTGGTCAGCGGCACGCAGCgcgcggggccgcgccgcgctcTTATTGGCCCGGCGGATGTGGCCGGGGCCTGTTTCGTGTCCGCTGGTGGCCGAGCTGGGGCGGGCGGCTGCGGACCCGCCTGCGGAGCGCCGCGCTCTCCCCCCGGGCAGGGCAGGCCCGGCCCCGCCATGGCCCTCGGCTGGCTCGGCCGcgtctgcctgctgctgctctgcctctgcgGGGAGGCCGCCGCCGGGTGAGTGTGCCGGGccctgtgtgtgtcccccacTCCGCGTCTCCGTGCTGGGCCGACCGCTCCGGTCGGCAGCCGCGGCGCTGAGGAGAGACCTCggtctcttccttccccttctccccgcAGGAGGGACTTCTACAAGATCCTGGGGGTGTCCCGCGGCGCCTCCATCAAGGACATCAAGAAGGCGTACCGGAAACTGGCGCTGCAGCTCCATCCCGACAGGAACCCCGACGACCCCCGGGCGCAGGAGAAGTTTCAGGACCTGGGGGCTGCCTACGAGGTGAGGCCGGGAGCCGCGGGGTCCCCCCTGCCCTGCGCCCGTCTGTGGGCACCGCTACCTGCAGtggaggtgctggggaaggagaggggtgAAGCTGTGCCCCCTGTTGTGAGGGACTCATGGAGCTTTAAGTCCTCCCGGGCTCCCCCAGGCTGTGAAGGGTAGGTGAGGTTTGTGTTGAATGGGGGTTGGAGCATCCTAatgtagtggaaggtgtccctgcccatggcagggggaagaactggatgagctttaaggtcttttccagcctgttctgtgatgctgtgattctgtgagctCAGCCAACGAGTAGTTTCATGAAGCTTTGTCCTGTAACTtccaggggaaggagaaaggaggccTTCTAGGAAATGTGAAAGCCCTTCTAATAAGGTGTGGGTGCAATCCATCCTCCTGCTATGACTGTATTGAATTTCAGGCATTCTACCAAATAAAGGACAAAGGGGGAGAGGCTGCCAGGTTGATTACAGAGCTCCTTCTGACAGAGGACAGTTAAAGACAGTTAAATCAGCTTAATTAGCCAGAGGAAAGTGAGGGCAGCAACCTAAATTCTCTGGTATTTATTAATAGCTCTTTGAGGAGGGAATATAGCTGATGCAACCCTAAGTATTGGCACAGGAACAAATGTGTGTGTGGCTGTGAGTAAGGCTGAGCTGATAGGAGATAAaagatcagaaagaaaacacatttaactTTACTTTTGTATCAGACCTGAACCTCTTCTTAGTTCAGAGTTACCCATTTAAATAAATTGGCTGAACTATCACAGGGAAACCAGCGGACATAAAGAATTTTTCTGTGGACAGAATTATTTATCACCTGTCCTTTGCAGCATCTGGAAACTGATGAATGCAGTTTACTTCAAAGCTGTGAGCTCGCTGTCATTTCTGAGCTGGGAACTTGTCACATTGAACAGTACGCACAGGAAGCATTTCTCTACCTCTTCCCTGAGTCccagtttatttctttgtcataGTAACAGTTGAGAGTATTCCTTCTATTAAAAGCAAATGGTTGTAAAATCAAATCAGCAGGGGATGTGGTGGCAGGAAGAGCTGAATATTAACTATTATGAGCAGTGACTGAGCCTGTTTTCCCCTAACCAGGGTGTTACTGAAGCACAACAGTGTCCTTGTTCAACATCAAGCATGAAGTGCTGGTGCTAGCACGGACAATACGAATGCAACGTGCTCTCACTGGGTGCTGGTAAAATTCAACTGGGAAACCTCCCTTCAGCGTCTTCAGCTGGAGATTGATGCATCAATGCTGAAATCCAGCCTTGATATatgtgtgcttttaaaataggcTTGGAAAGAGTAATGTTTTGATGTCCTGCAAGGTCTTTGTCTCTTTGTTTAGCAAATACAGCTTGCAAATCCTTCTGCTAAAGTGACTGCTAGATTCAGGGGGTTGATTTGATTGTTTGGGGCGAAAGGGAGGTAGAATTATGTGTATGTTGTAACATAAACCAAGATGCTTTTTGCTATAAAGCAACAGCCTCTGTTAGTAGTACTGCTCCTTGGGGTTCGGCTGGCTGACTATCTATAGCAAagtcttcaaagaaaatgtGGGGGAAGTAGGTTAATTCAGCTACTTGGTCTCTCTCATTTTCATAATAGCCTAGGTGATTTCCACCCTGCAGCTGTGTGGTCTGTACACACTTCTTTCAGTTAGAAAGATGACTGATTGCGTGTGAGGGAACTGAGACTACTTCagagggcctacaaggaagctggagagggactttttacaagggcatgtggtgacaggacaaggggcaatggctttaaactgacagaggggagattgagatgagatttaaggaagaagttcttccctgtgagggtgctgaggcgctggcacagggtgcccagagaagctgtggctgccccatccctggcagtgttcaaggccaggttggacacaggggctcggaccaacctgggctagtggaaggtgtccctgcctgtggcagggggttggaactggatgagcttcaaggacccttccaagccaaaccagcCTGAGGTTAGTCTCAGGATGGGTCGAGAGTGGAGTTTCAATGGttatttggttgggtttttttttccctgagcttGTCCACTGTAGTTGCTTTGCTCTCAAGGCAACCAAATGTAACAATCAAGAAGTCTCTTCATAGTGCTTGAAATTGTGTTCTTAGAGCTGTGTTCTCCAACAGCCTTGGGAAATGTGGTGTTTAAGGGAAAttgggatgggaggagaattTAACTCATCTGCTAGATGATGCTAATGAAGTCTATTGGGTTTTTCCCCTGTTGCTAGCATTTACCATCAGTTACAATTTCAGGCTGGTGTTCATCATTTAACCAGCTTTTCCACCTGTTTAGTTGCTTTCTCAATTTGTTTTCACTCCTTTCTAGCCTTTTGAAAGCTAACCTGGCAATTTTCACCTTACTAACTATAGTCAACAGgtgaagaaggggaaggaaaactAAATGTAACTGGAAACTTCTGGATctcgggggggaggggggggtggtggtggtgaagggGCAAAGATCAATGCTCAGGAATTAAAATTGGAGTCCTGAAAGTCATATGTATTGTTCTGCCTCAGTACTGAAGTCACTTCTAACTTCTGTGGTCCTTTGGAACAAGGGCCAGCATTCAAACTGGTGCAGAGTTACTGTATTTGGCAGGTTGGGCTTGGCAGGTGAATTTGCCATCATTCCTAATGGCTACAAAACAGTGGAGAAATACACATTCTGCATGCTTGCAGAACTAACTGAGAAAGAGGGATGGTATTATATGATTTTATgggttgttgtttggttggggtgTTTTCAGTTTGCTGCTTTGTAGGAACTTATTTGAATTATTCcttctgattcttttttaatctgtaagAACACTCAGTGttactttaattttctgtgttgctgctgctgatttaataaaataactttcttttttatggCTTTAACTGATAAATGTTTAACTTTTCTAGTCCAATACAGAAAGGAGGTTCTAGCCAGTGCTTCTGTAATGTAAAGCATTGCTGCTTGTCCCCCAGTGAAGAGCACTGGTGAGCTCCTGCCTCTCAGAGCCTTATTCAAATAACTCAGCTCAGCTGTGGGTAAATGTCTCATCTGCTGTTATGCCCTTGCCAGGTGCTGTCAGAtgaggagaagaggaagcagtATGATGCATATGGTGAGGAAGGATTGAAGGATGGGCACCAGAGCTCTCATGGAGACATATTCTCACAGTAAGGATTTCAGGCTGTTCTACTGTTGGTAAATGTAATTTTGTGATGCTCATACACACGTTTGATGTGGGCAAATTCTGTGTTAAGGTGTTTTACCCAGTCTGGAGGCACTGATCTGAAGTAACAGTTGAGAATCTGAGGAAATAGATTTACAGTAGCTATCCCATGTGCAATTTTCAGTTGGCTGTCATGTATCAGTCCTTGCTTCAGTGAGTAGGAGTCAGTGGTGTCTTCATGTTCAACCTGTTGTCACAGATCAGGTGTGCACTCTGggtcacttttttcttttgcaaagtaATGCTGTATTGACTTACAATAAGTTTTAGAGCAACTGTAGAATTTGGATCAGTAAAATCTGAAGGCACTTGCATGTTACTCAGGCAgaacctgattttctgtttaaGGCCCCTTTGGTTCTGCTAGGCACAAATATACTAGAACAACTCTTGAAGTTGCCCATCTCAGGTGATCCTTCTGGGTGAGATCTCACACCATCTGCTGGtctgttttgaggaaaaatacacaGACTTGCTAGGAAGTTTTTTCTCATCCTTGTCCCTTGTCCTTAAACTATTGAAAAACAACCTGCTAGCATTTGACTTGCAATGCCAGAGGTGGAGTACTGCTCAGAGGTTGCGCCTTGTGGTGATGGTTGCAGTGTAATATGGAGAGGGCTTCCCTTAGGCAGCCGTCAGATTTTGAGGTGTTGGCATTCAACTCCTGCTCcaaaactggttttctttagTACAGAAATATCTCCCAACATGACAACTTTGTTCGAAGGCATTAGCTTGTGTTCTGGAGGAGCAAAAAGAGGTATCTGGGTTTACTGTGGTGCTTTTGTACTGTGAGGGGGTTGTTCTCCAGTGGGCTAGAAGCATTTGCCAAGTAATgtgttgctgctgccttggaTGGCTCTCTCTTTCAGAGCCTTGCTTGATGAGAATTCCTTCCTGAACTGATTGATATGCTTTACTCCAGCTTCTTTGGGGACTTCGGATTCATGTTTGGAGGTAACCCTCGCCAACAAGACAGGAACATTCCCCGAGGAAGCGACATTATCGTGGACCTGGAGGTTACACTTGAGGAGGTGTATTCAGGAAACTTCGTAGAAGTAAGTTTGGTTGCCTGTTGGTCTCTCCAGTGTGGTCTGAGGTTTGAGATGTCTGGCCTGGCCACTGCTCTGAAGGATATCGTGTCCCAAAGAATAGAGCTAAAATAGGTGCTCAGTTTCTCAGTATTTTGCAGTGACAGTGAAGGATGTTATGATGCTGTTTGCTAGTAGTTGACTGAAGAAACAACACACTTACTCATCTCTGCCATCTGCCATTCTCTATAAAAGGATGTTTCTTGTGATAATAGCTTATTTATTTGCTGTCAGTCACTAGTTGTAGCTTGTTTTTACTGCAGAGCCCAGTTGGAAAAAGCGTAAGTGGTCTCTCTGTAGAATTTATTGATATTTGAGGGCCCATTCGTAAGCCTTAAATTCATTTTGTAATTCTTCCAAAACCATGTTGATGATTTTTCATAGGCTCTTTATATGGCCAAACACATCACTGCAAATTGCTGGGTTACACACTTGGCAAATATATGGTGgccttttaattttctggtaTTTGTTTTAAGCAAGCTACATTTCTGGTGCTGACAATCCCTGCTACTTTGCATGTAGAATTTGTGTTGATTGAGTTTGAGTTTCTGGGTAAATGGGGAACTCGGAATAATTTTGCCCATTGTGCAGGACAAGGCAGTGATTGTAACCAAAGTGTGAGGTTTTTCATCCTAGTGTTACCTTTCTATTTAGAAAGGtgtgcaggaaaaagaaagggaatggGAATAGTGGTGTCCTAGAGATGTTTTTCTGGTGTTTAGTGTATGATCAGTAAGAAGCACAAGATGAAAACTGTTGTCAGAATGTTTTCTGAGGCCATTTGGAGAGTGGACTGAAAAGGCAGCACACAAACCCAAATTATTTTCAAGCTGTTTGAGAAATCCAGACCCTTGTGGATACCCAGGAGTGTTGCTGGCTTATGTGCTGTGAGTATTgacctctttctcttctgtgcagGTTGTCAGGAACAAGCCAGTGGCAAGACAGGCACCTGGCAAACGGAAATGCAATTGCCGGCAGGAGATGAGGACCACCCAGTTGGGTCCTGGACGTTTCCAGATGACTCAAGAAGTTGTTTGTGATGAATGCCCAAATGTCAAGTGAGTTTTATGCTCTTTAATGATATATGGGTGTTTATTCAAAACCTACCACTAGATGGAGGAAGGCGCCTGTACTACCAATAAGATCTGGAGGGAAAAGCTTAACACAGATTTCTCATTTCCAAGGAGCCGGTCCTTATTCTTACAGTAGAGCTGGCCATCTCTAGACCATTAGAAGTAGAGCTCCCCAATTTGCTCCTTCAGCCTCTTTTTGACTTGAACAATCAGTAATACTACAGTGGGAGTTCCACAACTGAATGTCAATAAACTAAGTGAGATAAGCTCACAGTTTCCAGCTGGGAACAGCTGGACATGCAATACTGTGGTGTAATTGCACATCCAGGTGCTGCCCTGTGCATTTAGTGGCCTAACCTTGCCCTCTCTGGTAGCTGAGTATCAGCacacaagaaaagcagcactCAGCCTCCAATTCTAGATGTGTTACCCCAGTAACATAAGTAGGTGCTACTACCTGGTGTTGGAAACTTAGTGCTTGGCTGCTCTTCCCCTTTTCAGGCTTGTGAATGAGGAGCGAACGCTGGAAGTGGAGATAGAGCCAGGCGTGAGGGATGGTATGGAGTATCCCTTCATTGGTGAAGGTAGGTATGTGGGCACTGCCCTGCTGCTCAGCTTTGACTTGCTCCTTTCCTGTAATGCAGGGCTGGTCTTTGGCAGTCAAAGTGTCCAAGCCCTGCTTTCGGTAACTGATCAGCACATGTGGTTTTAAGTGCTGTGtcctctgtgtgctgctgaaatCTAGGAGCATACTCTTTGCTAAGTCTGGAGATCACTCCAAGTTCCACTTCCTTTGCTGGTACTGGAGcgtgcacaaaaaaaaaagtataaaaaaaatctctacatCTGATGCTTCACCTAACTTTTTGAGTAGGAGCATCTGTTCCAGGCTTGAGTATGTGAGGGAATCTCTCTGCCCAAGGAGGTAAGTCCTTCAGCAAGTGAAGGACATCATTAGCATGCAGGCAAgtctttcagagcagcagacaGGTATGAGCTCATTGGGGCAATACTCAAAAGTCCTAGGCTCTCTAATAACAGATCTGTGTAAGGAGGGTTTTAGTCATGTAAAGATCAAttacttggtttttttcttgcaacaTTGTGAGCTGAAAACCTCTCTTGTGTTTAATATGCTGCTTGTTTCTTCAGTGTCACTAACTACCTCCTTTaaacagagcttttcttttcacaggTGAGCCCCACGTGGATGGGGAGCCAGGTGATTTGCGCTTCCGAATAAAAGTCCTTAAGTAAGTAACTGGCCTAGCTAGTTGGCTGTTTCTGGTTACTATAAAAGGAAGCTTGCAAGTGATTTTCTGGCCAGCATTGCCTGCTTGGCTAGCATGTATCTTGCCCTTCAGCAGAGTTGGTGCAGCCAGGGGTTTGTTACTCAGGGCTGTGCAGGATGTTCAACGCTGCTGATGCTAGGATAGCTGGCTTCACCACTGTTAAGATGCTGCGATAATTCCACTTTTATTTGGCTTGAACACTGGCATGCATTAGTGGCTCCTGTGTGAATCACATgaaaaaatctcctttttccaTAAACATACTATCTCCCTATTGTAAGGAAATGCACTACTAAGAAAAGGATTGCGTGAATCATAGCTTCTTGACACGCCTTGCCACTCACTGCCCTAGAAATAGAAAGGTTATTTGGTAGTACGTACCacacacaggaaaatgaagCTAAATTTAATTCATTCTTCACTTCCTCTCTGATGTGTGAATTCTTTAAACTCATAAACACAAAGGAAGAAGCTAGAGGACCTATTTTCCCtatggggaagaagaaaagttccAATGTTTATTTCCACAGGCACCCAGTCTTTGAAAGAAGAGGAGATGACTTGTATACAAATGTGACAATCTCGCTGGTCGAGGCACTTACAGGCTTTGAAATGGATATCGCCCACTTGGATGGGCACAAGGTGAGACAACAGTTTGTATTCTTGCTCTGTGTAAACAACATTTAACTGCAGGCCTCCTGTGCTGAGGGTTTGCTTGCTCGGGGGCTGCGCAGCTGCTGGTTGCATACAGCATCCCCTCGGCTAGTGCCTTCCAGACCAGTTCCCGTGGAGTCATAACAGGCTCTACAAGGGGCTCAGTTCCTGGCTGTCGCAGCAGTTACTTCATCTGCTGTCTTCGATGGTGTTGGTTTTGGCAGTAACACTGCCTGGACCCCTTACATATTGCTGACCTTGGCAATGAATTAATATCAGTTGAAGCTTTCCAGTGGGTTGGAAAGGGCACTGGAGTGTTGGGATACACACAGAACACCAGTAATGTCCTGAAATTTCTTTTGTCTCTAGGTTCACATTGCTCGGGATAAAATTACGAAACCCGGGGCCAAACtgtggaagaaaggagaaggtcTTCCAAATTTTGATAACAATAATATCAAAGGCTCACTAATAATAACGTTTGATGTGGAGTTCCCCAAAGAGCAACTGACAAACGAGCAGCGGGAAGGTGCGTGTTTTGAAGCCCTGCCATGGCAGCAGGCTGCACAGACCTCCAGCCAAAGCTGATAAGACGTTGGCACAACAGAATCAGGGCCTGCAGTGGTCAGAAGGGgctctcctttccctgtgccCCTTGTACGACATAACACAGTTGGCCAATGCCCTGTGATTAACttccatttccctttgaagCCAAGTGAACTTGGCTGCTGCAGTTGTAGGGAGCCTGATTAAGTTGGGATGTGTTACTGCTGGGACGTAGCACTTGGCAAATTTGCAGGTTCTTTGTTTTGTAGCTGGCCATCTGTCTGAACTTGAAAGACTTGCTGGGCTTAGCTTCTgcctgctttgcttctgctggaaTGGGATCACAGGCAGTTTTCCAGCCTCTGGCTCTACTTTCTTAGAGGCAAGACTTGTGAAAATCCCTCTGCTGTCAAGGGTAAAGAGAGTCCTACAGCATCAGAAGGATCGTTGCTCTCTACATCTCCTTCTTCCCTAAGTTCTTTGTGGCTGTCTAGGGAAGAAGGGTACAATGGAGATCTGCTTCTCAGCCTTAGTACTCAAAGGGAAACTTGGTGACCCACGTAGAAATCCCAAAATTGACAGGAGGGTAAATATTATACTCCTAGCTGGAAATTCCTCATCGTTTCAGCAGCCTCTGCAGTAGGTTCGCAAGGTTTCAGAGTAGGCATCAAGGGCCCTATCCTCTGCTACACGACAAAGAAGTTCCTGGAATGTACCAGtgcagctcttcagaaaatCCCCAACCCCAGAGCTTCTTCCTGCTGGCCAGGGCTATCTTCATCTGAAGTTACCCTTTTAGTGGATTCTGGCAGCTGTCCTGGTGGAATGAGGCATATGTGCAGCTTTCCTGTACTCTTCAAGTGTATAGAGGGAAGCCAAGCCCTGGGAGGGCTTTTTCAGCCCTGTGGCATTTACTGTTGCGTTGGCAACGCTGTGCTACCTACCATGTGGAGCCCAGTTGgtagctgcagctccagggctgaTGTTCTATGACTCTGCAGCTGTTTGTTGCAGACCCCTGCAGTGAGGTCTGTGCCTTTGGGCTGTATTTTGAGTGcacttgttttgtgttttgacCCCTGTGCTTTCCCGCTTGTTGCGAGCGTGTTGTGCCCACTGAGGGCTTGCAGAGCACAGTAACTGCATTGGTGTGAAGTCTCATTCCAGGATCTGCTGCCCTTCTTGAAGCTTTGTAAAGCAACAGCACCTCTCAAACAGACCTGAGGTCATTCCAGCTATTGTTCTTGGCAATTTAGAAGAGGCAGGGAGCACTCAGAAGCCTCTGTGTTTGTCAAAATTGCTCACACACCTTTAAGGATATCCTGGCATCAGAGAGGTGATGGTACTGGCATGAGTGTTTTCAGGCGCGGGGCCTTTTGGTGTTTCACTCCCTCCTAAAGCAATTCTGTGCTCCCCAGAGGAAGGTGACTGGGTGGGCAGTCAGACGCATTTGTGTGTGCTAGAGTATCTCCAAACATCCAGTGATTTAAGGAGTTTTATGAGGGAACACATCTATTCATGTTGTATGGCAGCAGTTCAGTGTACACATTCAAAGGAAGACTGTAGGCTTCAGAATTCAAAACATCccttttttcttattgttgGCAGTGGTCCTAATTTCTTATCTCATAACCATATGCACAGCTCCTGGGGCAGTCAGAAGATACTCTGACTTGGGGAGCACCACTCTGGTCAGTCAGAGCTTTAGAGTCAGAGAAATAATATGCTTTCTTTCCTGCCAGAGTGACATCAGGGAATTTATTGCCTGTTGATCAGGggtgactttttttctctctgacatTTCTCATTCATCTTTACTGACGCTTGTTTATAGTCTGTTTTGGAGCTTTGGATTCCATGCTTTAACTCTGGAGtgctcagagagcagcagcaggctcagCAAAGTGCCCAGGTTATGTTGTAACCTGTCACCTGCTGGTGGTGTCAGAATAATCTCGAAGTTGGctctagtaaaaaaaaaatgcctgagGTGTTGTAGCACCTGACTGGAATTCCTGGCTGAACATCAGGTATGTGTTGAAATATCCTGTGCAATAATGGGGGTATCCTTCAggccagcaggcagctgcctaGAGCGAGCTAGCAGGAAATGAGGTCCAGGAATGGTGCTTTCAGGGTTACTGGAGCACACCTTTCTCCAGCTAGGGCCTTCCTTTCAAAGAACTACACATCCAGGAGGCACATCCTCTTGCCCGTTAGCCAGGAAGTGACTTGGAGCCTCCTTTGGCAGTGGAGGGGAAGTGAACTTGCGTTGCACTCCCCTGGAGAATGATCTATCCTTAATGATTAGGGGCTCACTTTGCCCCGCTGTTAGGGATGTTTCTGAATGTAGAGGAGTTCAGGATTCTCTGGCTATCAAGCAAGAAGCGTGAATACCTCTTGCCTGGCAGAGAGCCGTCTCTCTTCCAGTTACTACTTTGAGAACAGTTTTCCAGTATTTTAACAGCTGCTGTGACCCTTATGCATGAAATCACTGGTCTTATAGTATCTGTAGCCAGAATGATTTAAGGGTAGACAAGCAGGACAAGGTTTGCGGGGAGACATACTCTCTTTTAGGTGGATTTCTTGAAGGACTTGTGCAGAAAAACCCCCTAACCTTTCAGGCATGTAATAAATTGGTTCATTTAATTGCTGATATTCTCTCCCCATGCTCGAGTACCTCACTTAAAGTGAACACCTATGGCAGTATTTTCTAGGCAGCCTAATCTGACTTGTACAAACATGTACACTGTGATGCCAAGACTTTGGCTTCAGTGGAACAGCAGATTAAGCTCATCTGAGGCAGGACTGCAGTCCCATCTTCTGTCATGTTGAGGTGCAAGCCTGCTGCTTTGTTCTGGGGATCATCCAACAGCAGAATTATATCAGTTTAGCTCAattttttgaattattatttgAAAGTTACCCATGGTGTTTGGTACGTTTCCTTTCTGAGTCCTGACAGCGCCTCTTCAGGCTCAGTGGTTTCTGGTGCTGGTCAGAGCAGAGATGCCGTCATGCCCTGAGGGATGCTGTGGCCAGGGCGGTGGGAGTCCTGGCAGCGTTTGTCCAGGCTGACTTTAATCAGAGGGGACTCCCTCTTTATCTCTGGAAAAAACTATGTGACACATCTGTTCTTGCCAGCCTGCTTCCTCTGTTTTGTATGGACTTGCCCTTTAAGTAGCACTGCCAGTCTTTCCCTGAATGCACTGACCCCAGTAGATGAGTTGTTATGGTTTTAAAGGCTGACTCACTTTTATCCTGTTCTGGTAAGAATTTAATACTGACAGGACCTCAGAGCAGTCagttctttgaaatgttttatgaatAGGGAAGGTGGTATTTGAAAAGTCATCTAGACTCCTTTGTGAAACAGTGGGtttcaaacaaaacctcaaGATTTTCAGGCCTTCAGTAGGATCCTTAAGCCTGTAGATAACAGTCTGCTTTTATTGCTTGCCTTCAGGGACTACTTCTAGTGGACAGCAGTGCCCCCAGGTACCACATATCAGTGTGAAAACCTCTGCTTTCTAGTTACTCCTGTGGATTTCTGTAGCTGGCAAGTCCAGGACTCAAACGTAGCACTTCTGAGCTTGCTGCTAGCAGGTTTCTCTTGGGTTGTAGAGGAGCCTGGGGCGATAAGCAAGATCAATTAGTCTCTGGAAATACTTAGCGAGTTGTTTGTTGTTGCATTTGTACTTTAAGATGACAAAATTGTTGTCAACTtcaacagcaaagcagctctgggAGTCAGCTTTATCCCTTACGGAGCTGTGAGCTTGAGCTTGTAGCAAAGGAGGCTTTCTCCCTGGAACCACTGGTCTTTTGTGGTCCTGAGAGTGCATGAAAGCCCTGTTATAACATCACTAACCTCAGTCTTGTTTCTCCTAGTGGGAATGCTGAAGGAGTGGGAGTCAAGCTGTCTCACCACTGGGTTTGGGAgggtttttcttattttgttgggggtttttatgaTTCTTTTAGAATACCAGTGTTTGTGTTATTTAAATGGGCTCAGCCACAGGGGGTCTCCGAGCCAGATGTGTAAATGCAGCAGGAACACTAAATGCAGGGTCCTCCTGTTTGTGCTGTGCAGTGAtgccttcctttcttttgcaggtCTCAAACAGTTGCTGAAACAAGGATCGGTGCAGAAGGTGTACAATGGCTTGCAGGGATATTGATGTGTGGAAAAATGGGACTTAACTGACAACAGAAAGTCAAATTTGTTTGCGATCTTTTCTCCTGCCCACTGTAGAATGGAAAAGAGGGAGGGTGGGGCAATTGTTGAGGTAtatataattctttttctttgtcaatGGTGGAAGTGCTCAGACGAGTTGGGAGAAATACTACCCTTTTCAGGACATAACTGGTGCTGCCTATCATGTTCCATGTCCTGGAACAACAAAGACTCCttgagcagaggaaaaacaaaaaggtggGGAAAGGAGTTTTAAATTCCACACAGTTTGgaatttctggtttttaaatatattttgatgtGACTTTTCTTGACCATCTCAACATATTTTCATAGCTTCTCCTGCTTTGTATGTCCTTCGTGTCAGTCTgtttggagtttgttttggttttttaaccccagcccttcctctccttcccctctgaGCCCAGAGTGTGGTGTTTGTTCAGTCTGTGTTTCTGGGGCAGGAGTACAGATGCCTGTGGGAGTGGACTGGCAAGAGGGGCTTTAGGGGCTGTATTAGGCCCCACACATTCTTGGGAAAGCAGGGGAAAAATC
This genomic window from Strigops habroptila isolate Jane chromosome 8, bStrHab1.2.pri, whole genome shotgun sequence contains:
- the DNAJB11 gene encoding dnaJ homolog subfamily B member 11 — protein: MALGWLGRVCLLLLCLCGEAAAGRDFYKILGVSRGASIKDIKKAYRKLALQLHPDRNPDDPRAQEKFQDLGAAYEVLSDEEKRKQYDAYGEEGLKDGHQSSHGDIFSHFFGDFGFMFGGNPRQQDRNIPRGSDIIVDLEVTLEEVYSGNFVEVVRNKPVARQAPGKRKCNCRQEMRTTQLGPGRFQMTQEVVCDECPNVKLVNEERTLEVEIEPGVRDGMEYPFIGEGEPHVDGEPGDLRFRIKVLKHPVFERRGDDLYTNVTISLVEALTGFEMDIAHLDGHKVHIARDKITKPGAKLWKKGEGLPNFDNNNIKGSLIITFDVEFPKEQLTNEQREGLKQLLKQGSVQKVYNGLQGY